A DNA window from Arachis duranensis cultivar V14167 chromosome 3, aradu.V14167.gnm2.J7QH, whole genome shotgun sequence contains the following coding sequences:
- the LOC107474586 gene encoding derlin-1-like, which yields MSTPADYYRSLPPVSKTYGVLCLMISAAYYLQLYDAKNIALFYGLVFKRLQIWRLITNFFFLGPFSFPFAIRLIMIAKYGVSLERGPFDKRTADYVWMFIFGALSLLVITFVPFFRVRFLGVSIVYMITYVWSREFPNARINIYGVVSLKGFYLPWALLALDLIFGSPIKPNILGMLAGHLYYFLSVLHPLAGGKIKFKTPLWVHKIVAYWGEGTQVNAPVQSNPSSGIVFKGRSHRLGGSQATSNTKGNDNNNNASSSQQQNHDKGDNGIAFRGRSYRLNE from the exons atgTCTACTCCAGCAGA TTACTACCGTTCTCTACCACCTGTCAGTAAGACCTATGGAGTGTTATGTTTGATGATCAGTGCTGCATATTATCTGCAATTATATGATGCAAAGAACATAGCACTCTTTTATGGACTTGTATTTAAACGCCTTCAG ATTTGGAGGCTTATCAcaaatttcttctttcttggacCGTTTTCATTTCCATTTGCAATTCGACTTATAATGAT AGCAAAATATGGAGTTTCGTTGGAAAGAGGACCCTTTGATAAACGTACTGCAGACTATGTTTGGATGTTCATATTTGGTGCACTCTCGCTTTTG GTGATCACTTTTGTGCCATTTTTCCGGGTTCGATTCTTGGGAGTATCTATAGTTTACATGATCACTTACGTTTGGAGCCGTGAGTTTCCAAATGCGAGAATCAATATTTATGGTGTTGTATCATTGAAG GGTTTTTACCTTCCATGGGCACTACTAGCTCTAGACTTAATATTTGGAAGTCCTATAAAACCAAATATTTTAGGGATGCTTGCAGGACACCTATATTACTTCTTATCAGTACTTCATCCTCTTGCTGGTGGGAAAATCAAGTTCAAAACCCCTCTCTGGGT ACACAAAATAGTGGCATATTGGGGAGAGGGTACCCAAGTGAATGCTCCAGTGCAATCTAATCCATCATCTGGAATTGTATTCAAAGGAAGAAGTCACCGACTTGGGGGGTCTCAAGCAACAAGTAACACTAAAGGGaatgataataacaataatgctTCCTCTTCTCAGCAACAAAATCATGATAAGGGAGATAATGGGATTGCCTTTCGTGGTAGAAGTTATCGCTTGAATGAATGA
- the LOC107474566 gene encoding zeatin O-glucosyltransferase-like: protein MASTGKTYDNNNVHNQNQVVVVMIPFPAQGHLNQLLHLSRLIISHNIPVHYVGTKSHNRQATLRVQGWEPTSISKLHFHDFEVPPFPSPPPNPNQQSMFPSHIIPSFYASSNLREPVASLLRSLSCLHERVVVIHDSLMSSVAQDASDIPNAENYTFQSVSAFCFALYLVLDLMQNNNPNIESFGVHITEAASLEGCFPEEIMDFITEQVKFFALSNGFIHNTSRAIEGPYMEMIEQFPGINKNIKHFALGPFNPLFPSKKSCKEKDIIIEWLDKQEPNSVIYISFGTTTSLTEQQIKEIATGLEQSKKKFIWVLRDADKGNIFDGQVRRYILPDGFEERIEGMGLVIRDWAPQLEILRHNSTGGFMSHCGWNSSMESITMGVPIAAWPMHSDQPRNMVLITQVLKIGLVVKDWAKRDELVTASEVENAVRTLMASKEGDEMRKTALKLRDAVLESMDEGGVSRREMDSFIAHISR from the coding sequence ATGGCTTCCACTGGCAAAACCTATGACAATAATAATGTTCATAATCAAAACCAAGTTGTTGTTGTGATGATACCTTTCCCAGCACAAGGCCACCTCAACCAGCTTCTCCATCTCTCACGCCTAATCATATCACACAACATACCCGTCCACTACGTTGGAACAAAATCACACAACCGCCAAGCCACACTTCGTGTTCAAGGTTGGGAACCAACCTCCATTTCCAAACTCCATTTCCATGACTTTGAAGTCCCTCcttttccttctcctcctccaaACCCTAACCAACAAAGCATGTTCCCATCTCACATAATTCCTTCCTTTTACGCTTCCTCAAATCTTCGTGAGCCTGTGGCATCACTTCTTCGATCCCTTTCGTGTCTGCACGAAAGGGTGGTAGTGATCCACGACTCGCTAATGTCGTCTGTGGCACAAGATGCCTCGGATATACCAAACGCAGAGAACTACACTTTTCAGAGTGTCTCTGCGTTTTGCTTTGCATTGTACCTTGTGCTGGATCTCATGCAAAACAATAATCCGAATATTGAAAGTTTTGGTGTTCATATTACCGAAGCTGCTTCTTTAGAAGGATGCTTCCCGGAAGAAATAATGGACTTCATTACAGAACAAGTCAAATTCTTTGCATTGAGTAATGGGTTCATCCACAACACAAGCAGAGCCATTGAAGGTCCTTATATGGAGATGATAGAACAGTTCCCTGGcatcaacaaaaatattaagCATTTTGCTCTGGGGCCATTCAACCCTTTATTCCCCAGCAAGAAAAGTTGCAAGGAAAAGGACATCATAATTGAGTGGCTTGATAAGCAAGAACCAAATTCAGTTATATACATCTCTTTTGGGACAACAACATCATTGACGGAGCAACAAATCAAAGAGATTGCAACTGGGTTGGAACAGAGCAAGAAGAAGTTCATATGGGTGCTGAGAGATGCAGACAAAGGGAACATTTTCGATGGCCAAGTCAGGAGATACATTCTCCCTGACGGATTTGAAGAGAGAATTGAAGGGATGGGGTTGGTTATAAGAGATTGGGCTCCACAATTGGAGATTCTAAGGCACAATTCAACCGGAGGATTTATGAGTCACTGTGGATGGAACTCTTCCATGGAGAGCATAACAATGGGGGTGCCAATTGCGGCATGGCCTATGCACTCTGACCAACCAAGGAACATGGTTTTGATAACCCAAGTGTTGAAGATTGGTTTGGTTGTTAAGGATTGGGCCAAAAGGGATGAGTTGGTTACTGCTTCCGAGGTTGAGAATGCTGTGAGAACTTTGATGGCATCAAAGGAAGGTGATGAGATGAGAAAGACGGCATTGAAGCTGAGAGATGCCGTTCTTGAATCCATGGATGAAGGTGGGGTTTCAAGACGGGAAATGGATTCCTTCATTGCTCATATCTCCAGATAA
- the LOC107474580 gene encoding uncharacterized protein LOC107474580, which translates to MDKVFAKQIGRNIEVYIDDMVAKTKFGNNYLDDLAEIFGQLRKYNMWLNPEKCVFGVQGGKFLGFMLTSRDHPLHQVLQKPELAGRLVKWSVELSEFDIKYEGRTSIKSQVLADFIAEFSVPDTAEDYIEWSFGA; encoded by the exons ATGGACAAAGTCTTCGCCAAACAGATTGGCAGGAATATTGAGGTCTATATCGACGATATGGTTGCCAAGACCAAATTCGGCAACAATTACCTTGATGACCTCGCAGAAATCTTCGGACAACTAAGAAAATATAACATGTGGTTAAATCCCGAAAAGTGCGTATTTGGCGTCCAGGGCGGCAAATTCCTCGGCTTCATGCTCACTAGCCGAG ATCATCCTTTACACCAAGTCCTTCAGAAACCAGAGCTGGCTGGTCGACTAGTAAAATGGTCGGTTGAACTTTCGGAATTTGATATCAAATACGAAGGCCGAACATCTATCAAATCCCAAGTCTTAGCCGACTTCATCGCTGAGTTCTCAGTACCAGACACAGCTGAGGACTACATCGAATGGTCctttggtgcatga